TCATGTTTCAGCCGTGgtccctttttccaacatttttgtcactttttcactgTAGAAGTTGcatttcttcatgtttttgcataggtgttttgatattttaaatatcttaatttTACAGCCCATTTTTTGTGCcatgaaaaaacaattaacTTAAAACGGGTGAAATCGGTTCCAAGGTAAACGTGAGTGTTAACTGAGATTTCGTCCTTCCTTTGTCCATCCAGAAAGACGAACTCGGGGCAGAGGGGGGTCTGGGTCTACGAGATCGGCTCCTCGCCGATCTTTGTCGCCATTACCCCCGGGATGGTCACTGCCCTTCCTGAGGGAGACGCCACCGAACCGTCCGTCACCATGTTGCCAAGGCGACCTGAGAAACCCCAGGCGGGACCAGAAGAAAACGACGAGTTCCCAACCGAGACTCCAGTTGAGCACCGACCCGTCACGGCGGAGTATGCCGAACCAGTGACAGAGGATTACCCAGATTACCCAGAATACCCAGAATCTGAGACACCAACATACACCGAACCCGAGCGGGCTGATCCAACGTACCCGGAGCCATCTGAGCCGAGACACCCTGACCCATCCGAGACCACTTACCCCACGTTTGAGCCATTGCAACCAACCGTCCCGGAGACCACTTTGCCGAGGTACCCTGAACGTACCGAGACCACGTACCCCGTCTCTGAGCCTTTGCAACCGAGATACACCGTCCCTGAAAACACTGAGCCTAGGTACTCCACAGTCCAACCAGGATATCCTGACCCGGAACCGATCCAACCAAGATACCCTGACCCTGAACCAGTTCAACCACAATACCCTGACCCTGAACCAGTCCAACCACAATACCCTGACTCTGAACCGACCCAACCAAGATACCCTGACCCTGAACCAGTCCAACCACGATACCCTGACCCTGAACCAGTCCAACCACGATACACTGACCCTGAACCGACCCAACCAAGATACCCTGACCCTGAACCAGTCCAACCACGATACTCTGACCCTGAACCAGTCCAACCACGATACCCTGACCCTGAACCAATCCAACCAAGATACCCTGACCCTGAACCAGTCCAACCACAATACCCTGACTCTGAACCGATCCAACCAAGATACCCTGACCCTGAACCAGTCCAACCGAGATACCCTGACCCTGAACCGGTCCAACCAGGACCTCCACGTTCCCGGTCCCAGCAACCCCAGATCGTAGTGGTAGATGAAGATGAAAATCTGGATGTGAAcggtaaaaatatcaaaacctTCGGATGTAAACAAGCAATTTTTTCTTGAATAATTCCCTGGAAATGAAACCCTGCGGAACTCCGCTGTGTTTCGTTTGGCTAATTCTGTTTTTacgttgtttttgttgtttttcacagtaTTTGCGTACAACTCGGAGACGTGCGCCCTCAACAGGAACAAGTGCTCGACCTTCGCTGACTGCCGGGATTACAGCAGCGGGTACTGCTGCCATTGTAGGCCCGGTTTCTACGGCAACGGGAAGGACTGCGTCGCAGAAGGTGAAGAGCATTTTCGCTATCGTTACTTCAACTGTTCATCTTTTAAGTTTTTCTCTTAAAAGGATCAGCAGACGGCTCCCGGTACGATGtcatcacgatacttacgcCACAACACGATATTTTTGcgattttaaatatattgcgatgttctgcgatatattgcaatttatgacattttttccaacttcgaattttttcccaatttcaaatgacatcatcacacaccTTTCACCATCCCCCCCCCNNNNNNNNNNNNNNNNNNNNNNNNNNNNNNNNNNNNNNNNNNNNNNNNNNNNNNNNNNNNNNNNNNNNNNNNNNNNNNNNNNNNNNNNNNNNNNNNccccccccccccccccccccccccaccccataaTACACCAGGATGGGATCCAACATTTCCCATCCtggattgctgtgtggactctaGGCCGGTCCCCTCTAAGTAAACTAATCCGGGGTTCTGGTCTCAGTCGACTACGATTTTTTAGttgataagtcattttttatgcttattcAGACTTTATTGCTTATTTCCAAGAAACTTATGTGCACATTTTCGCTATTATTACTTCAACTGTTTATCTTTTTGACTTATGAGCACATTTTTGGGGAGCACCAGATTTGACGTGGTGCTTTTGCTGTATTAATTGTGTAGAAACTCAATTTTCCAGATGTAAATGAACTACATTTATATTGAGCTTTTCGAGTCTGttgattaaatcaactaatcgatGAGTCGACAAAATATAAGTGTTAATCATCTAAGGATGTCTTTAGAGGAGTACAGCCCtagtggactcgccagaccctcctccgcagcgctgtggaggagggacTGAGAAAGCGAGACTATGACAACCCTAATACAACAACTCTAACCTCGAATGACCTCTACCCCACTAATTGGATCCTTGTTGTTTCCCAGGGAAACCCCAGAGGATGAACGGGAAGGTGAGCGGCCGCGTGTTCGTGGGGAGCTCGCCGTCGCCCGTGGAGCTCGGCAGCAACGACCTGCACTCCTACGTGGTCGCCAACGACGGACGGGCCTACGTGGCCATCAGCAGCATCCCCGACAGCCTGGGCCCCTCCCTGCAGCCGCTGTCCTCCCTCGGGGGGGTCATCGGCTGGGCCTTCGCCCTGGAGCAGCCCGGCTACCAGAACGGCTTCAGCCTCATCGGTGAGCGCACAGTTGCACGTAACCTGTTGCGTTAAGTTACAGGATTTTCCAAAATGATCACATTTTCCGCTGTAACACGAGTCTGAATACTTTCAGAACgcgttagcttagcatacagaaATATAacgtatactttattaatcccaataGGACATTTTAGGCATCTaatagcaagacaaccataacacaacaaacacatatacacacatgtacacaaacatctacacacacgtctctcgttagcatctcggaggctacttcagacgttacagaagtctctcgttagcatctcggaggctacttcagacgNNNNNNNNNNNNNNNNNNNNNNNNNNNNNNNNNNNNNNNNNNNNNNNNNNNNNNNNNNNNNNNNNNNNNNNNNNNNNNNNNNNNNNNNNNNNNNNNNNNNgcctgtgtgtagtgtgtgtgtagttcaggcctgtgtgtagtgtgtgtgtagttcaggcctgtgtgtagtgtgtgtagtaaCCCTTAGGGGCTTttgctataaaatggaataaaaccACCCAAATTCCATTAAAGAAGAGTGGGAACCATCCacgatgttgttgttgttgttgttgatgttgttgatgttgttgttgttgatgttgttgttgatgttgttgatggtgttgttgttgatgttgttgatgttgttgatggtgttgttgttgatgttgttgatgttgttgatgttgttgttgatgttgttgatgttgttgatgttgttgttgatgttgttgttgatgttgttgatgttgt
This is a stretch of genomic DNA from Etheostoma cragini isolate CJK2018 unplaced genomic scaffold, CSU_Ecrag_1.0 ScbMSFa_897, whole genome shotgun sequence. It encodes these proteins:
- the LOC117941512 gene encoding uncharacterized protein LOC117941512, which translates into the protein MFQPKTNSGQRGVWVYEIGSSPIFVAITPGMVTALPEGDATEPSVTMLPRRPEKPQAGPEENDEFPTETPVEHRPVTAEYAEPVTEDYPDYPEYPESETPTYTEPERADPTYPEPSEPRHPDPSETTYPTFEPLQPTVPETTLPRYPERTETTYPVSEPLQPRYTVPENTEPRYSTVQPGYPDPEPIQPRYPDPEPVQPQYPDPEPVQPQYPDSEPTQPRYPDPEPVQPRYPDPEPVQPRYTDPEPTQPRYPDPEPVQPRYSDPEPVQPRYPDPEPIQPRYPDPEPVQPQYPDSEPIQPRYPDPEPVQPRYPDPEPVQPGPPRSRSQQPQIVVVDEDENLDVNVFAYNSETCALNRNKCSTFADCRDYSSGYCCHCRPGFYGNGKDCVAEGKPQRMNGKVSGRVFVGSSPSPVELGSNDLHSYVVANDGRAYVAISSIPDSLGPSLQPLSSLGGVIGWAFALEQPGYQNGFSLIVNPPFPSPVPGGVPEQNPCFTGRHGCDVNAACRPGDGLHFSCQCATGFTGDGRYCHVSKSRSKSKRGLTVDRADLVAHGVADQMVVLVEHHKDLVHAELLGGGRRAGHLGVRAALEADGLAPLVAPGLGAAAGGDLLVGADLDRGAQGDGGDPALQLGAHHHVVVFVDPFELLPDAQALVAGLEDDLGLPRKHADRVVIAVGYDCVDKMVYWTDITGPSISRASLTGGDIVPVITTDLQSPEGIAIDHVARLLFWTDSMRDTVEVSKLDGSQRRVLFDTDLINPRPIVTNPAYGRLYWADWDRDSLKIEMSNMDGTDRTVLVKDDLGLPNGLTFDLEDQQLCWADAGTRKVECMDPHRRLRRQIVAGIQYPFGLVAFGGKLYYTDWRREAVVAVDRHSEKETEEFLPQKRSRLYGITTTPSRCPQDDPVTRGDDPVTRGDDPVTRGDDPVSGEQKQHTNPHVVDLSTFSSL